The following proteins come from a genomic window of Iamia sp. SCSIO 61187:
- a CDS encoding GGDEF domain-containing protein, which yields MWPTATRLPSLNQAQHIERAIAVLDVALARDDAVAELRRAATHDDLTGLLNRAAFHHRWAGSPDPQTALLYVDLDGFKPINDAIGHQAGDAVLVEVADRMRSAVRPHDDVVRLGGDEFAVVCPGAGVDEAQVIAERLVGAVSAPVVLADGSTVAVSASVGVTSAGTSLDDLVARADAALYEAKRTGGGRVVVAS from the coding sequence GTGTGGCCGACGGCGACGCGCCTCCCGTCCCTGAACCAGGCCCAGCACATCGAGCGCGCCATCGCCGTGCTCGACGTCGCCCTCGCCCGCGACGATGCCGTCGCCGAGCTGCGCCGGGCGGCGACCCACGACGACCTCACCGGTCTCCTCAACCGAGCCGCCTTCCACCACCGGTGGGCGGGATCGCCCGACCCGCAGACCGCGCTGCTGTACGTCGACCTCGACGGGTTCAAGCCCATCAACGACGCCATCGGCCATCAGGCCGGCGACGCCGTGCTGGTCGAGGTGGCCGATCGCATGCGCAGCGCGGTCCGCCCCCACGACGACGTCGTCCGGTTGGGGGGCGACGAGTTCGCCGTGGTCTGCCCCGGGGCCGGGGTCGACGAGGCCCAGGTCATCGCCGAGCGCCTCGTCGGCGCGGTGTCGGCGCCGGTGGTCCTGGCCGACGGGTCGACCGTGGCCGTGTCCGCCAGCGTCGGCGTGACCAGCGCAGGGACCAGCCTCGACGACCTGGTCGCCCGGGCCGACGCCGCCCTCTACGAGGCCAAGCG
- a CDS encoding acyl-CoA synthetase: MSDAVGFWTLAETEPDRMAVVGPDGREVTYGELGRTANQLVHGLREAGVPPGGGIALVMPNSIEVLALYFAALQAGWYITPINHHLVGPEIAFIVEDSEADVFVAHERFADACASAAVETSLPPEQCFAVGDVPGFRPFAELTEGQLTIAPEDRAGGQAMHYTSGTTGKPKGVRRKLSGVPPDASAVGSQYFLGMFGVKPGDDNVHLCGSPLYHTAVLAFVGASLHLGHPVVLMDRWTPESMLELIDRYKVTSSHMVPTQFHRLLALPDDVKARYDVSSTRSMVHAAAPCPVEIKQRMLDWWGPSIWEYYAATEGGGTVVSPEQWLAKPGTVGLPWPSSEIRVLDDDDQDAPPGVPGTVYMKLATADFEYFKDRDKTEANRKEGFFTVGDIGYLDEDGYLFLNDRKSDMIISGGVNIYPAEIEGAFLTHPKVADAAVFGIPHPDWGEEIKAVVEAAPGAEPGDELTAELLAHCAERLAKFKLPKSIDYTTEMPRDPNGKLYKRKLRDPYWADRATAI, translated from the coding sequence ATGAGCGACGCCGTGGGGTTCTGGACGCTGGCCGAGACCGAGCCCGATCGGATGGCGGTGGTGGGGCCCGACGGGCGGGAGGTGACCTACGGGGAGCTGGGGCGCACGGCCAACCAGCTGGTGCACGGGCTGCGGGAGGCCGGGGTGCCGCCCGGCGGCGGCATCGCCCTGGTGATGCCCAACAGCATCGAGGTCCTGGCCCTCTACTTCGCCGCCCTGCAGGCCGGCTGGTACATCACGCCGATCAACCACCACCTCGTGGGACCGGAGATCGCCTTCATCGTCGAGGACTCCGAGGCCGACGTGTTCGTCGCCCACGAGCGCTTCGCCGACGCCTGCGCCTCGGCCGCCGTCGAGACCTCGCTCCCGCCCGAGCAGTGCTTCGCCGTCGGCGACGTCCCCGGCTTCCGGCCCTTCGCCGAGCTCACCGAGGGCCAGCTCACGATCGCACCGGAGGACCGGGCCGGGGGCCAGGCCATGCACTACACGTCGGGCACCACCGGCAAGCCCAAGGGGGTGCGGCGCAAGCTGTCGGGCGTCCCGCCGGACGCCTCGGCCGTCGGCAGCCAGTACTTCCTCGGCATGTTCGGGGTGAAGCCGGGCGACGACAACGTCCACCTCTGCGGCTCGCCGCTCTACCACACGGCCGTCCTGGCCTTCGTGGGGGCCTCGCTCCACCTCGGCCACCCCGTCGTGCTGATGGACCGCTGGACGCCCGAGTCGATGCTCGAGCTGATCGACCGGTACAAGGTGACCTCCAGCCACATGGTGCCGACCCAGTTCCACCGGCTGCTGGCGCTGCCCGACGACGTCAAGGCCCGCTACGACGTGTCGTCCACCCGGTCGATGGTCCACGCCGCGGCACCGTGCCCGGTCGAGATCAAGCAGCGGATGCTCGACTGGTGGGGGCCGTCGATCTGGGAGTACTACGCCGCCACCGAGGGCGGGGGGACGGTCGTCAGCCCGGAGCAGTGGCTGGCCAAGCCGGGCACCGTCGGCCTGCCGTGGCCGTCCTCGGAGATCCGCGTCCTCGACGACGACGACCAGGACGCCCCTCCCGGCGTCCCCGGCACCGTCTACATGAAGCTGGCCACGGCCGACTTCGAGTACTTCAAGGACCGGGACAAGACCGAGGCCAACCGCAAGGAGGGCTTCTTCACCGTCGGCGACATCGGATACCTCGACGAGGACGGCTACCTGTTCCTCAACGACCGCAAGTCCGACATGATCATCTCCGGCGGCGTGAACATCTACCCGGCCGAGATCGAGGGGGCGTTCCTCACCCACCCGAAGGTCGCCGACGCCGCCGTCTTCGGCATCCCCCACCCGGACTGGGGCGAGGAGATCAAGGCCGTGGTCGAGGCCGCCCCCGGCGCCGAGCCGGGCGACGAGCTCACCGCCGAGCTGCTGGCCCACTGCGCCGAGCGGCTGGCGAAGTTCAAGCTGCCGAAGTCGATCGACTACACGACCGAGATGCCCCGGGACCCCAACGGCAAGCTCTACAAGCGCAAGCTGCGCGACCCCTACTGGGCCGACCGGGCCACCGCCATCTGA
- a CDS encoding MDR family MFS transporter, whose amino-acid sequence MARSTTTGPPSAGAGDAGAPATGAATRPLLVFVGVQLAQVMSSLDGTIVATALPTITDELGGFSRVTWVITAYVLGVVATMPLYGKVGDLYGRRRVLLAAIAVFLVASAGCGLAPTMDTLLVARFVQGLGGGGLGALAMAVIADVVPARQLGRWMGYQGVIFAVASVSGPLVGGFFVDHLSWRWAFLINLPVGAVSMLVVVTRLKLPYRRVPHALDWPGSALLASALAGLVLIATLGGNEVPWGSGRMVALAIGTVVLFLLFVRQEQRAPEPVLPLSLLRDGVMRVCVVVNFTSGLLLWCGIFFIPLFVQEVRGVTPTRAGFTLMPLMFGAAAGTLIAGRRVERSGAYRTWPFSGSILMLVGMGLLATLGAATPLLTIGLFALVLGTGAGFVMQPSLLAAQNAAPAKDLGIATSTALLFRSLGNTVGIPIFGGILNAQLVGEGRGPAAFADAVPVVFLAAVPVAVVSIVVAWRLQDRPLRDDVALAPVAPAPVPADG is encoded by the coding sequence ATGGCCCGTTCCACGACTACAGGACCGCCTAGCGCCGGGGCGGGGGACGCCGGCGCACCTGCGACGGGCGCCGCGACACGGCCGCTCCTCGTCTTCGTCGGGGTCCAGCTGGCCCAGGTGATGTCGTCGCTCGACGGCACCATCGTCGCCACCGCGCTCCCCACCATCACCGACGAGCTGGGGGGCTTCTCCCGGGTCACGTGGGTCATCACGGCCTACGTCCTGGGCGTGGTCGCCACCATGCCCCTCTACGGCAAGGTCGGCGACCTCTACGGCCGGCGGCGGGTCCTGCTGGCCGCCATCGCCGTGTTCCTCGTGGCCTCGGCCGGCTGCGGGCTGGCGCCCACGATGGACACCCTCCTCGTCGCCCGCTTCGTCCAGGGGCTCGGCGGCGGGGGGCTGGGCGCCCTGGCCATGGCCGTGATCGCCGACGTGGTGCCCGCCCGCCAGCTCGGCCGGTGGATGGGCTACCAGGGCGTGATCTTCGCCGTGGCCAGCGTGTCGGGGCCCCTCGTCGGCGGGTTCTTCGTCGACCACCTGAGCTGGCGGTGGGCCTTCCTGATCAACCTCCCGGTCGGCGCCGTGTCGATGCTCGTCGTCGTGACCCGGCTGAAGCTGCCGTACCGGCGCGTCCCCCACGCCCTCGACTGGCCCGGCTCGGCGCTGCTCGCCAGCGCCCTGGCCGGGCTCGTCCTCATCGCCACCCTGGGCGGGAACGAGGTCCCGTGGGGCTCGGGACGGATGGTCGCCCTCGCCATCGGCACCGTGGTCCTCTTCCTGCTCTTCGTGCGTCAGGAGCAGCGGGCGCCGGAGCCGGTGCTGCCGCTGTCCCTCCTGCGCGACGGCGTGATGCGGGTCTGCGTGGTGGTCAACTTCACCAGCGGCCTGCTGCTGTGGTGCGGGATCTTCTTCATCCCCCTGTTCGTGCAGGAGGTGCGGGGGGTGACGCCGACCCGGGCCGGGTTCACGCTCATGCCGCTCATGTTCGGCGCCGCCGCCGGGACGCTCATCGCCGGTCGTCGGGTCGAGCGCTCGGGCGCCTACCGCACCTGGCCGTTCTCGGGGTCGATCCTGATGCTGGTGGGCATGGGCCTGCTGGCCACGCTCGGGGCGGCGACGCCGCTGCTGACGATCGGCCTCTTCGCCCTGGTGCTGGGGACCGGCGCCGGGTTCGTGATGCAGCCGTCGCTGCTGGCCGCCCAGAACGCGGCCCCGGCCAAGGACCTCGGCATCGCCACCTCGACCGCCCTGCTGTTCCGCTCGCTGGGCAACACGGTCGGCATCCCGATCTTCGGCGGCATCCTCAACGCCCAGCTCGTCGGCGAGGGTCGCGGCCCGGCCGCCTTCGCCGACGCCGTCCCGGTGGTCTTCCTCGCCGCCGTCCCGGTCGCCGTGGTGTCGATCGTCGTCGCCTGGCGCCTCCAGGACCGCCCCCTCCGCGACGACGTCGCCCTGGCCCCGGTCGCCCCCGCCCCCGTCCCCGCCGACGGCTGA
- a CDS encoding enoyl-CoA hydratase-related protein, which translates to MPGESLVLVDEPAPGIRRITLNRPEKRNALNHKLRGDLIDALEAADVDDAVRVSIVRGAGTCFSAGYDLGGGNEGLPYPHHTAPGDGQWPRHVTETWMGIWDLQKPVIAQVHGYCLAGGSELATGCDLVYVAHDAQMGYPATRFGVPDMHFHAWFLGMRKAMEMMLTGDSISGDEAVQLGWANRAFPAAELDDEVLAVAQRIALVPTDISSLNKRTVHRQMDVMGLRTGIRAGTELCALGTKQESFAAFIDRIDEIGLKDALSERDGPFHDYRTA; encoded by the coding sequence GTGCCGGGGGAGAGCCTCGTCCTCGTCGACGAGCCCGCCCCCGGCATCCGCCGCATCACCCTCAACCGGCCCGAGAAGCGCAACGCCCTCAACCACAAGCTGCGGGGCGACCTCATCGACGCCCTCGAGGCGGCCGACGTCGACGACGCCGTCCGCGTCTCGATCGTCCGGGGCGCCGGGACCTGCTTCTCGGCGGGCTACGACCTCGGCGGCGGCAACGAGGGCCTGCCGTACCCGCACCACACCGCCCCCGGCGACGGCCAGTGGCCCCGCCACGTCACCGAGACGTGGATGGGGATCTGGGACCTCCAGAAGCCGGTGATCGCCCAGGTCCACGGGTACTGCCTGGCCGGCGGGAGCGAGCTGGCCACCGGCTGCGACCTCGTCTACGTGGCCCACGACGCCCAGATGGGCTACCCGGCGACGCGCTTCGGCGTGCCCGACATGCACTTCCACGCCTGGTTCCTCGGGATGCGCAAGGCCATGGAGATGATGCTGACGGGCGACTCGATCAGCGGTGACGAGGCGGTGCAGCTGGGCTGGGCCAACCGGGCCTTCCCCGCCGCCGAGCTCGACGACGAGGTGCTGGCCGTGGCCCAGCGCATCGCCCTGGTCCCCACCGACATCTCGTCGCTCAACAAGCGCACGGTCCACCGGCAGATGGACGTCATGGGCCTGCGGACGGGGATCCGGGCCGGCACCGAGCTGTGCGCCCTCGGCACCAAGCAGGAGAGCTTCGCCGCCTTCATCGACCGCATCGACGAGATCGGCCTCAAGGACGCGCTGTCGGAGCGTGATGGCCCGTTCCACGACTACAGGACCGCCTAG
- a CDS encoding amidohydrolase family protein has translation MTTTEPQTAPPEAAERYTIISADCHAGGSHKAYREYLDPAFHEDFDAWRGEYKNPYKDLGDKRRLRNWDNEMRNSQQEEDGIVGEVVFPNTVPPFFPSFVLFAKPPTAEEYRHRHAGVHAHNRWLVDWCNEFPERRAGVGQIFLNDVDDAIADVRWIKEHGLRGGILLPNIAPDVKWVKPLYDRCYDPLWEVLQDLEVPINVHSGTGNPDYGPYPVSMLLYINEVSFYTERPLVQMILSGVFERFPRLKVVLTEAGCAWVPPLLERLDTTIRGIRETGATGEIRYGADHVLPKDATEYFHQNVWMGVSQPRQADADARHVIGIDKFMWGSDYPHDEGTYPYTRENLRARFHDAPEAEMRQILAGNAAEMYGFDLDALAPLAAKVGPRVDEVATPIDEVPDKRLDRISSDMDTRAIK, from the coding sequence ATGACCACGACCGAGCCGCAGACCGCACCCCCCGAGGCCGCGGAGCGCTACACGATCATCTCGGCCGACTGCCACGCCGGTGGCAGCCACAAGGCCTACCGGGAGTACCTCGACCCCGCCTTCCACGAGGACTTCGACGCCTGGCGGGGCGAGTACAAGAACCCGTACAAGGACCTGGGCGACAAGCGCCGCCTGCGCAACTGGGACAACGAGATGCGCAACTCCCAGCAGGAGGAGGACGGCATCGTCGGCGAGGTCGTGTTCCCCAACACGGTGCCGCCGTTCTTCCCCAGCTTCGTCCTCTTCGCCAAGCCGCCGACCGCCGAGGAGTACCGGCACCGCCACGCCGGCGTCCACGCCCACAACCGGTGGCTGGTCGACTGGTGCAACGAGTTCCCCGAGCGCCGGGCCGGCGTGGGCCAGATCTTCCTCAACGACGTCGACGACGCCATCGCCGACGTCAGGTGGATCAAGGAGCACGGGCTGCGGGGCGGCATCCTGCTGCCCAACATCGCCCCCGACGTGAAGTGGGTGAAGCCGCTCTACGACCGCTGCTACGACCCGCTGTGGGAGGTCCTCCAGGACCTCGAGGTCCCGATCAACGTGCACAGCGGCACCGGCAACCCGGACTACGGGCCGTACCCGGTGTCGATGCTGCTCTACATCAACGAGGTGTCCTTCTACACCGAGCGCCCGCTCGTGCAGATGATCCTCTCGGGCGTCTTCGAGCGGTTCCCCCGCCTCAAGGTCGTGCTGACCGAGGCCGGCTGCGCCTGGGTCCCGCCGCTGCTCGAGCGGCTCGACACGACCATCCGGGGCATCCGCGAGACCGGGGCCACCGGCGAGATCCGCTACGGCGCCGACCACGTCCTGCCCAAGGACGCCACCGAGTACTTCCACCAGAACGTGTGGATGGGCGTGAGCCAGCCCCGCCAGGCCGACGCCGACGCCCGCCACGTCATCGGCATCGACAAGTTCATGTGGGGGAGCGACTACCCCCACGACGAGGGCACCTACCCGTACACCCGGGAGAACCTGCGGGCCCGGTTCCACGACGCCCCCGAGGCCGAGATGCGTCAGATCCTGGCCGGCAACGCGGCCGAGATGTACGGCTTCGACCTCGACGCCCTCGCCCCGCTGGCGGCCAAGGTCGGACCGCGCGTCGACGAGGTGGCCACCCCGATCGACGAGGTCCCCGACAAGCGGCTCGACCGCATCTCGTCCGACATGGACACCCGGGCCATCAAGTGA
- a CDS encoding nitronate monooxygenase, translating to MTSLTETFGIEYPIFAFSHCRDVVAAVTNAGGMGVLGALAFSPDELEQELTWIDEHVGGRPYGVDVVMPVKTVDRDAGIDDVSDIGAQLRSHIPQDHWDYVDKILADHGVDTSARSGELESGAGLGAGVLGWTAATGSPQIDIALSHPIALLASALGPPPKAAIDQAHEQGVKVAALIGRVEQAVRDVQLGVDIIIAQGYEAGGHTGDVASMVLIPDVVDAVAPVPVLGAGGIGSGRQMAAAMALGAAGVWTGSIWLTVAENGSSTVVTEKLLAATSSDTVRSRAYTGKPARQLRTAWTEAWEAPESPGTLPMPLQFILNSYASQKMGSSPPRELVGMPVGQIVSRMNKIRTTKQVVVDMVDEYVDVTTRLMADLEG from the coding sequence ATGACGAGCCTGACCGAGACGTTCGGGATCGAGTACCCGATCTTCGCCTTCTCCCACTGCCGCGACGTGGTCGCGGCCGTCACCAACGCCGGTGGCATGGGCGTCCTCGGAGCGCTGGCGTTCTCGCCCGACGAGCTCGAGCAGGAGCTGACCTGGATCGACGAGCACGTCGGCGGCCGGCCCTACGGCGTCGACGTCGTCATGCCGGTCAAGACCGTCGACCGCGACGCCGGGATCGACGACGTCTCCGACATCGGCGCCCAGCTGCGGTCGCACATCCCCCAGGACCACTGGGACTACGTCGACAAGATCCTCGCCGACCACGGCGTCGACACCTCCGCCCGCTCGGGCGAGCTCGAGTCGGGCGCCGGCTTGGGCGCCGGGGTCCTGGGCTGGACCGCGGCCACGGGCTCCCCGCAGATCGACATCGCCCTGTCGCACCCCATCGCCCTGCTGGCCAGCGCCCTCGGCCCTCCGCCCAAGGCCGCCATCGACCAGGCCCACGAGCAGGGCGTCAAGGTCGCCGCCCTCATCGGGCGGGTCGAGCAGGCCGTCCGCGACGTCCAGCTCGGCGTCGACATCATCATCGCCCAGGGCTACGAGGCCGGCGGCCACACCGGCGACGTCGCCTCCATGGTGCTCATCCCCGACGTCGTCGACGCCGTCGCGCCCGTGCCGGTGCTCGGGGCCGGCGGCATCGGTTCCGGGCGCCAGATGGCGGCGGCCATGGCCCTCGGCGCCGCCGGCGTGTGGACCGGGTCGATCTGGCTCACCGTCGCCGAGAACGGCTCGTCGACCGTCGTCACCGAGAAGCTGCTGGCCGCCACCTCGAGCGACACCGTCCGCTCCCGGGCCTACACCGGCAAGCCGGCCCGCCAGCTCCGCACGGCGTGGACCGAGGCGTGGGAGGCACCGGAGTCGCCCGGCACGCTGCCGATGCCGCTCCAGTTCATCCTCAACTCCTACGCCAGCCAGAAGATGGGGTCGTCACCGCCCCGCGAGCTCGTCGGCATGCCCGTCGGGCAGATCGTGAGCCGCATGAACAAGATCCGCACCACCAAGCAGGTGGTCGTCGACATGGTCGACGAGTACGTCGACGTCACCACTCGCCTCATGGCCGACCTGGAAGGCTGA
- a CDS encoding acyl-CoA synthetase, producing MAFNLADLAEHTVDAVPDRTALICGDRSVTFAELEARANRLAHHLAAQGIGERDHVAIYSLNSIEYVEAMLAAYKLRAVPINVNYRYVTDELVYLFDNADIVAVVFQAAFADRIAAVRDELPMLRHLIQIDDGTEAPTETGAVAYEDALAAQSPERDFGPRDDGDLYILYTGGTTGMPKGVMWRHEDVWRTLGGGIDFVTGERITDEHQLARVAAEAEPPVGLVLAPLMHGAAQWGTLGGLFKGVTNVLLPRFDPALVWDAVERYRIAVITITGDAMARPLIEELRAGSYDTSSLVAISSTAAVFSPVVKDQLFELLPDLFISEAVGSTEGGFNGLRLVEKGATQTGDGLINVPLGPDSVIIGIDDEPVQPGETGRLARGGNVPIGYYKDPVKTAATFIEVGGKRHSVPGDIARLELDGTMTLLGRGSQCINSGGEKIFPEEVESALKAHPKVFDALVLGVADERWGQKVAAVVQPRPGETPTLDELADHCRSRLARYKAPRQLHLVAEVPRQPSGKPDYTRARKVAEETP from the coding sequence ATGGCGTTCAACCTGGCCGACCTCGCCGAGCACACGGTCGACGCCGTGCCCGACCGCACCGCGCTGATCTGCGGTGACCGGTCGGTGACCTTCGCCGAGCTCGAGGCGCGGGCCAACCGGCTGGCCCACCACCTCGCCGCCCAGGGCATCGGTGAGCGCGACCACGTCGCCATCTACTCGCTCAACAGCATCGAGTACGTCGAGGCCATGCTCGCCGCCTACAAGCTGCGGGCCGTCCCCATCAACGTCAACTACCGGTACGTCACCGACGAGCTGGTGTACCTGTTCGACAACGCCGACATCGTCGCCGTCGTGTTCCAGGCCGCCTTCGCCGACCGCATCGCCGCCGTGCGCGACGAGCTGCCGATGCTGCGCCACCTCATCCAGATCGACGACGGCACCGAGGCGCCGACCGAGACCGGGGCCGTCGCCTACGAGGACGCCCTGGCCGCCCAGTCGCCCGAGCGGGACTTCGGCCCACGCGACGACGGTGACCTGTACATCCTCTACACCGGGGGCACCACGGGCATGCCCAAGGGCGTGATGTGGCGCCACGAGGACGTCTGGCGCACCCTCGGCGGGGGCATCGACTTCGTGACGGGCGAGCGGATCACCGACGAGCACCAGCTGGCCCGGGTCGCAGCCGAGGCCGAGCCGCCGGTCGGCCTGGTGCTCGCCCCCCTGATGCACGGCGCCGCCCAGTGGGGGACCCTCGGCGGGCTGTTCAAGGGCGTCACCAACGTCCTGCTGCCCAGGTTCGACCCCGCGCTGGTGTGGGACGCGGTCGAGCGCTACCGCATCGCCGTGATCACCATCACCGGCGACGCCATGGCCCGCCCGCTGATCGAGGAGCTGCGCGCCGGCAGCTACGACACCTCCTCGCTCGTCGCCATCAGCTCCACGGCCGCGGTGTTCTCGCCGGTGGTGAAGGACCAGCTCTTCGAGCTGCTGCCCGACCTGTTCATCAGCGAGGCGGTGGGCTCCACCGAGGGCGGGTTCAACGGCCTGCGCCTCGTCGAGAAGGGTGCCACCCAGACCGGCGACGGCCTGATCAACGTCCCCCTCGGGCCCGACTCGGTGATCATCGGCATCGACGACGAGCCCGTGCAGCCGGGGGAGACGGGCCGCCTGGCCCGGGGCGGCAACGTGCCGATCGGCTACTACAAGGACCCGGTCAAGACGGCGGCCACGTTCATCGAGGTCGGCGGCAAGCGCCACTCCGTCCCCGGCGACATCGCCCGGCTCGAGCTCGACGGCACCATGACCCTCCTCGGGCGCGGGTCGCAGTGCATCAACTCGGGCGGCGAGAAGATCTTCCCCGAGGAGGTCGAGTCGGCCCTCAAGGCCCACCCCAAGGTGTTCGACGCCCTCGTGCTCGGCGTGGCCGACGAGCGGTGGGGCCAGAAGGTCGCCGCCGTCGTCCAGCCCCGTCCGGGCGAGACCCCCACCCTCGACGAGCTGGCCGACCACTGCCGCAGCCGCCTCGCCCGCTACAAGGCGCCGCGCCAGCTGCACCTCGTGGCCGAGGTCCCCCGCCAGCCCAGCGGCAAGCCCGACTACACGCGCGCCCGGAAGGTCGCGGAGGAGACCCCATGA
- a CDS encoding Zn-ribbon domain-containing OB-fold protein: MPSDTDTTFTMELMYRRSLGPVVGAFLTGLRDQRLLASRTAEGRVICPALEYDPDSGDAVDDLVEVGPGGVVTGWTWVPEPLRKHPSDRPFAWALVQLDGADTALVHALAADGPDAVRTGMRVVPRWADERTGHITDIACFVPEEG; encoded by the coding sequence GTGCCGTCGGACACAGACACCACGTTCACCATGGAGCTCATGTACCGGCGGAGCCTCGGCCCCGTGGTGGGGGCGTTCCTGACCGGGCTGCGGGACCAGCGGCTGCTCGCCAGCCGCACCGCCGAGGGTCGGGTGATCTGCCCCGCCCTCGAGTACGACCCCGACAGCGGCGACGCCGTCGACGACCTCGTCGAGGTCGGGCCGGGCGGGGTGGTGACGGGGTGGACCTGGGTGCCCGAGCCGCTCCGCAAGCACCCGAGCGACCGCCCCTTCGCCTGGGCCCTCGTGCAGCTGGACGGGGCCGACACGGCGCTCGTCCACGCCCTCGCCGCCGACGGTCCCGACGCCGTGCGGACCGGGATGCGGGTCGTGCCCCGGTGGGCCGACGAGCGCACCGGCCACATCACCGACATCGCCTGCTTCGTCCCCGAGGAGGGCTGA
- a CDS encoding Zn-ribbon domain-containing OB-fold protein, translating to MAEDTATEDPGAPVRFMPQLIGLDYTIKTNPVAAAFGAALADGRITGHRCPSCQRVYAPPKGFCPICVVPTGEADLVEVADRGLVTSWTVLTPIQYAGQKEREDYALASILLDGADGTIGQQRLVDVPLDEIRMGLRVEAVWAPPDERVADDRGYGLGSAVSGWRPTGEPDAPPSAYQEHTL from the coding sequence ATGGCCGAGGACACCGCCACCGAGGACCCGGGTGCGCCGGTGCGGTTCATGCCGCAGCTGATCGGGCTCGACTACACCATCAAGACCAACCCGGTGGCCGCCGCCTTCGGCGCCGCCCTGGCCGACGGGCGCATCACCGGCCACCGCTGCCCGAGCTGCCAGCGGGTCTACGCGCCGCCGAAGGGCTTCTGCCCCATCTGCGTGGTGCCGACGGGCGAGGCCGACCTGGTCGAGGTGGCCGACCGCGGCCTGGTCACCTCGTGGACGGTCCTCACGCCGATCCAGTACGCCGGCCAGAAGGAGCGGGAGGACTACGCCCTCGCCAGCATCCTCCTCGACGGCGCCGACGGGACCATCGGCCAGCAGCGGCTGGTCGACGTGCCCCTCGACGAGATCCGCATGGGCCTCCGCGTCGAGGCGGTGTGGGCCCCACCCGACGAGCGGGTCGCCGACGACCGGGGCTACGGCCTCGGCTCCGCCGTCAGCGGGTGGCGTCCCACCGGCGAGCCCGACGCACCCCCCTCCGCCTACCAGGAGCACACACTGTGA
- a CDS encoding lipid-transfer protein, with amino-acid sequence MRDVAIVSFATTGPLPAVDDTETQMLFPVISEAIERSGIPRADIGFTCSGSADYLAGTPFAFVGNLEAVGAWPPISESHVDMDGAWAMYEAWVRLQHGDVDVALAFSSGISSRSDLREVLCLQNDPYYLMPLWADHGSLAGLQARAVAEAGLVDEVVDTVAAPPASDGAAAVIMVAGDRAREVCERPAWIRGIEHRSDPHYIGVRDLADVPSAQVAAAAAGVGGGPIDLAELSAAHPHEEVLLRRAMGLADLVEVNAGADPLMVAGLAHIGAAATAIHEGRAGRTLGHAASGPCLQQNLVCVMEGTP; translated from the coding sequence ATGAGAGACGTCGCCATCGTGTCGTTCGCGACCACGGGTCCCCTGCCCGCGGTGGACGACACCGAGACCCAGATGCTGTTCCCGGTGATCTCCGAGGCCATCGAGCGCTCGGGCATCCCCCGGGCCGACATCGGATTCACCTGCTCGGGCAGCGCCGACTACCTGGCCGGCACCCCGTTCGCGTTCGTGGGCAACCTCGAGGCGGTGGGCGCCTGGCCCCCGATCTCGGAGTCGCACGTCGACATGGACGGTGCCTGGGCGATGTACGAGGCATGGGTCCGGCTCCAGCACGGTGACGTCGACGTGGCCCTCGCCTTCTCCTCGGGCATCTCCTCGCGCAGCGACCTGCGGGAGGTCCTGTGCCTCCAGAACGACCCCTACTACCTGATGCCGCTCTGGGCCGACCACGGGTCGCTCGCCGGCCTCCAAGCCCGGGCCGTGGCCGAGGCCGGGTTGGTCGACGAGGTCGTCGACACCGTCGCCGCCCCGCCGGCGTCGGACGGCGCCGCCGCCGTGATCATGGTCGCCGGCGATCGGGCTCGGGAGGTGTGCGAGCGGCCGGCGTGGATCCGGGGCATCGAGCACCGCAGCGACCCCCACTACATCGGCGTGCGCGACCTGGCCGACGTCCCGTCGGCGCAGGTGGCCGCGGCGGCCGCGGGTGTCGGAGGCGGGCCGATCGACCTGGCCGAGCTCTCGGCCGCCCACCCCCACGAGGAGGTCCTGCTGCGGCGGGCCATGGGGCTGGCCGACCTCGTCGAGGTCAACGCCGGCGCCGACCCGCTGATGGTGGCCGGCCTGGCCCACATCGGGGCCGCCGCCACCGCCATCCACGAGGGGCGGGCGGGCCGGACCCTCGGCCACGCCGCCTCGGGCCCGTGCCTGCAGCAGAACCTGGTCTGCGTGATGGAAGGAACCCCCTGA